A single genomic interval of Terriglobia bacterium harbors:
- a CDS encoding Crp/Fnr family transcriptional regulator, with the protein MQLEPKQAFFSQGDPADSIFYLQNGRAKITVVSQTGKEATITIFTPGDFVGEESLTASRMLRLATATAITACSALKINREEMIRVLHEEHEFSDLFLKFLLARSMRIQANLVDQLFNSSEKRLARILLLMAEITKTGEPKQYIPKISQETLAEMIGTTRSRVSFFMNRFRKLGFIDYSDRIQVHKSLLNVVLHDQLPGDMTEGASVSESNQKLERYTH; encoded by the coding sequence GTGCAACTAGAGCCAAAGCAGGCATTCTTTTCGCAGGGAGATCCGGCGGATTCCATCTTCTATTTACAAAATGGCCGGGCAAAGATCACGGTCGTATCGCAAACCGGGAAGGAAGCCACCATCACGATCTTCACCCCAGGTGACTTTGTAGGAGAAGAGTCGCTCACAGCAAGCCGTATGCTGCGATTGGCCACGGCCACCGCCATCACAGCCTGCAGCGCACTCAAGATTAATCGAGAAGAGATGATCCGCGTATTGCACGAAGAGCACGAGTTCTCCGATTTATTCCTGAAGTTCCTTCTGGCCCGCAGCATGCGCATCCAGGCGAATCTCGTCGACCAGCTCTTCAACTCCAGCGAAAAGCGTTTGGCGCGCATTCTCCTGCTGATGGCGGAGATCACCAAAACTGGCGAGCCCAAACAATATATTCCTAAGATTTCGCAAGAGACCCTGGCGGAGATGATTGGGACAACCCGTTCCAGGGTCAGCTTCTTTATGAACCGCTTCCGCAAGCTCGGCTTTATCGACTACAGCGACCGAATCCAGGTTCACAAATCCCTGCTGAACGTTGTTCTGCACGACCAACTGCCTGGCGACATGACCGAAGGAGCATCCGTTTCGGAGTCCAATCAGAAATTGGAGAGATACACGCACTAA
- a CDS encoding ATPase domain-containing protein yields the protein MSTQEKVKINKLPTGVPGLDEIVGGGLPEYSFNIIAGAPGSGKTTLAHQFVFANATPERPALYFTVLGESAIKMLRYQQQYTFFDPAKLPDAIRFINLSQVVLEKDLGAVLEEITKEVEKTNPAVVVVDSFRTMVRKPKSDMDLQSFIQRLALSLASWQATTFLIGEYAEDELRDNPIFTVADGLFWLRQTTERNSIVRKLQIIKLRGQASVPGLHTFRITEAGVQAFSRTFGLTARKRNPPGNRRLSFGVPELDKMLDGGVREGDSVLVAGSSGTGKSVLATQFISEGIRRGEPGIVAVFEERPEAYAERASSLGLDLETPQKDGTLTILYLRPLDLSVDETMQSILDAVQKIGAKRLVIDSLAGFEMALSPGFRADFRESLYRMIFALTGIGVTILSTVEVDESFTDFPFSTYSISFLCDDIIRLRYVSIDGELRKIMVVIKMRGGNHAKDIREYEITSKGVVILGKRLTDYQGLISGIPVHMDRSKQKEEPSGRPQIKA from the coding sequence GTGAGCACACAAGAAAAAGTGAAGATAAACAAGCTACCCACTGGAGTTCCCGGCCTCGACGAAATTGTGGGTGGCGGTCTCCCCGAATACTCCTTCAACATCATCGCGGGAGCCCCCGGGAGCGGGAAGACGACCCTGGCACACCAGTTCGTGTTTGCCAATGCGACCCCGGAGCGACCTGCGCTCTATTTCACGGTCCTGGGTGAGTCAGCCATAAAGATGCTGCGATACCAGCAGCAGTACACATTCTTCGATCCTGCCAAGCTGCCGGATGCGATTCGCTTTATCAACCTCAGCCAGGTTGTGCTCGAGAAGGACCTGGGCGCGGTCCTGGAGGAGATCACAAAAGAAGTTGAAAAGACCAACCCCGCTGTGGTCGTGGTTGACTCATTCCGCACCATGGTGCGGAAGCCAAAAAGCGATATGGATCTGCAGTCCTTCATTCAGCGGTTAGCCCTGTCTCTTGCCAGCTGGCAAGCTACAACTTTCCTGATCGGCGAATATGCCGAAGACGAGCTGCGCGATAATCCGATATTTACCGTCGCCGATGGACTGTTCTGGTTGCGCCAGACAACGGAGCGAAACTCAATTGTCCGCAAGTTGCAGATCATAAAACTGCGAGGCCAGGCCTCCGTGCCTGGGTTGCACACGTTTCGAATCACCGAAGCCGGAGTGCAAGCCTTTTCGCGCACGTTTGGGTTGACCGCACGCAAGAGAAATCCGCCCGGCAATCGGCGCCTTTCCTTCGGCGTTCCGGAGTTGGACAAGATGTTGGATGGGGGCGTGCGCGAGGGCGATAGCGTGCTCGTCGCCGGGTCTTCGGGCACCGGGAAATCTGTTCTCGCAACCCAATTCATTTCGGAAGGTATACGCCGAGGGGAACCGGGAATCGTGGCTGTCTTTGAAGAACGCCCGGAGGCGTATGCGGAGCGGGCCAGCAGTTTAGGTTTGGATTTGGAAACGCCGCAGAAAGACGGGACACTCACGATCCTTTATCTCCGTCCCCTCGATCTGTCGGTGGATGAAACCATGCAGTCGATTCTCGATGCAGTGCAAAAGATCGGCGCAAAACGCCTCGTGATCGATTCTCTGGCAGGGTTTGAGATGGCTCTATCGCCCGGCTTCCGCGCTGACTTTCGCGAATCGCTCTACCGGATGATCTTCGCTTTGACAGGAATCGGGGTAACGATTCTGAGCACAGTTGAGGTGGATGAATCCTTTACTGATTTCCCCTTCAGTACATACTCCATTTCTTTCCTTTGCGATGACATCATCCGGCTCCGGTATGTTTCTATCGATGGTGAACTTCGCAAAATTATGGTGGTAATCAAGATGCGGGGCGGAAATCATGCCAAGGATATTCGCGAATATGAAATCACGTCGAAGGGCGTGGTCATTCTCGGCAAACGCCTCACAGACTATCAGGGACTTATCAGCGGAATTCCCGTCCATATGGATCGATCCAAGCAGAAGGAAGAGCCTTCAGGTCGCCCCCAAATCAAAGCGTAA
- a CDS encoding CsbD family protein, protein MKPSTKDAINGNIHEVKSTVKETAGNVTNNPDLEAKGKAEHSLGKVERKIGQMEKVLEK, encoded by the coding sequence ATGAAACCGAGTACGAAGGACGCGATCAACGGCAATATCCATGAGGTAAAGAGCACTGTCAAAGAGACGGCAGGCAACGTCACGAACAATCCGGATTTAGAAGCTAAAGGCAAAGCCGAACACAGCCTCGGCAAAGTCGAGAGAAAGATTGGACAGATGGAGAAAGTGCTCGAAAAGTAA
- a CDS encoding BON domain-containing protein, which produces MKTTKLFVILLTLFAIGTVVGCSRFSTKSPDVSDSIRKSLDQAGLKDVSVSQDRDKGIVTLGGQVASDDQKAQAESLAKSIAGAQVVADQIAVLPAGAEREAKAMNSDLDQGIEKNLDAALIQNKMQHNVKYSVKNGVVTLTGEVNSQNKRSLAEKVAAGVPNVQQVVNNLQVKNQKATSRQ; this is translated from the coding sequence ATGAAAACTACGAAGCTATTTGTTATCTTGCTGACTTTGTTTGCGATTGGGACGGTAGTAGGCTGCTCGAGGTTTTCCACGAAGTCGCCGGATGTCTCGGACAGCATCCGCAAATCGCTTGATCAAGCAGGCCTCAAGGATGTCTCTGTCAGTCAAGATCGTGACAAGGGTATCGTGACTCTTGGTGGACAAGTCGCCAGTGACGATCAGAAGGCACAAGCTGAATCCCTGGCAAAGTCCATCGCGGGGGCACAGGTCGTCGCGGATCAGATTGCCGTGCTTCCCGCGGGTGCAGAAAGAGAAGCAAAAGCCATGAACTCTGATCTGGACCAAGGCATCGAGAAGAATTTGGATGCCGCGCTGATCCAGAACAAGATGCAGCATAACGTGAAATACAGTGTGAAGAACGGCGTAGTTACACTGACCGGAGAAGTGAACTCACAAAACAAGCGTTCGCTCGCTGAGAAGGTGGCGGCCGGGGTGCCGAACGTACAGCAAGTGGTGAACAATCTCCAAGTTAAGAACCAAAAAGCCACTTCAAGACAGTAG
- a CDS encoding DUF3309 domain-containing protein → MLIILIIVLVLVFGGGGGYFGYSRWGAGGGAGIGLGTVLLILLILYLLGVLR, encoded by the coding sequence ATGCTGATCATACTGATTATTGTTCTGGTGCTCGTTTTCGGCGGAGGAGGAGGGTACTTTGGCTACAGCCGCTGGGGCGCAGGCGGGGGCGCAGGCATAGGGCTTGGTACGGTGCTGCTCATTCTGCTGATCCTCTATTTGCTGGGAGTACTCCGGTAG